The genomic region AAGCAGGCCGCCGTACCGGTATCCCGCTTCGGCGAATATTGCATTGATCGGCCCGAAACCCGCCCGGCAGATCGTGTAGGCAAGCAGAATCCCTTCTTTTTTCATATCGGTCTCCATGGCATGGAGAAGCAGACTTGCAAAGCCACGGCCCCGGAAAAGCGGACCTGTTGCAAAATCGGTCACTTCAACATTCCGGTTCCCGTAATCGATATCGCAGGACGCAACTGCGGACAAGAGGTGGGATTTTTTTATCACGTAATACCGGACTGATCCCTGCATCGTCTCACGGATGTAATCGGGGTCAATGATGGGAAACGGGTATGTCCTGAAGACATTGCGGTAGATCGCTGCAATATCCGCAGCATCACCTGCATGGGCATGCATGAGTGAGAACCCATCCGGCAACGAGTGAGGGGTCCGTTCACCGGAATACCCAAAGGCTGCCGAAAGTGTATCGGCAATTTTTGCCTCATCGGGAATCATCTTCCGGGCCGGATTCGTATATTTCGCCATGAACACTGCCGATTCTTTGCCCTGGAAGAAGAACGGGACTGTTGCTTCCGTGATATACCCGGCGCTGGAAAAAATTTCCACCGCGGATTCCGGCACCTTGACAAAGATTTTGGAATATCCTTCTTTATGGGCAATATCATCGGCAAACCGGATGATGTCCGGAATCTCTTCCATGGCCAGTTTCATGACATAGACCCGGTTGTTGAAATGGCCGTGCTGGATAATGCTCCTGCCCCGGTGGAGGACAACATCACATGTTTTCATCGTGCCTCCGTTCCATCCGGTCGGTATTTTCCGGAATCAGGGTCGTGGTCTCATCGTAATCGGCGAGCAGTTTTGCCACACCTACAATCTTTGATTCATCGGCGCGGCTGATATTCAGCTGGAGTTTGCAGGCTATGCAGTCACCATTGCAGAAGATGCGTTCATAGTGTGCCGGTTCCTGGTACGTGCAGATCATTCCCTCGTAATTCCGGAGCACGACCTTGTGGACCGACCAGGTCAGCAGGTAGTTGGGAAATACCGGGATCTTTCCCCCACCGCCGGGTGCATCAACTACATAACGCGGAACGGCAAATCCGCTCGTGTGGCCGATCAGGTTCTCCATGATCTCGATCCCTTTGGATATCGGGGTACGGAAATGGCTGATACCTTCCGAGAGATCGCATTGGTACAGGTAGTACGGGCGGATGCGGTTCCTGACAAGCTGGTGGACGAGCTCTTTCATGATCCTGGGGCAGTCGTTGATGCCTGCAAGGAGAACGGACTGGTTGCCGAGCGGGATACCGGCATCGGCAAGTCTGGCCACGGCAGCCTGGGCAGAAAGGGTCATCTCTTTTGGATGATTGAACTGCATGTTGACCCAGAGCGGGTGGTGCTTTTTCAGCACTGCAACCAGTTCATCCGTTACCCTGAACGGCAGGACTACCGGGACCCTCGTTCCGATACGTATCACTTCGACATGGGGGATGGCCCGGATCTCCGTTAAGATCCAGTCCAGGTAATCGTCGCTGAGCATGAACGGGTCTCCCCCGGAGAGGAGGACATCCCGGATCTGCGGGTTTTTCCGGATGTAATCGATCCCTTCGAGAATTTTCGTCCGGTCCGGGATCGAATCCCGGTCACCCACTTTGCGTTTCCTTGTGCAATGACGGCAGTACATAGCGCAGGTGTTGCTGACGAGGAAGAGGACCCGGTCCGGGTAGCGGTGGGTGATGCAGTCGCACGGGCTGTCCTTGTCTTCTGCCAGCGGATCTGCAAGTTCGTAATTTTCAACAATCAGTTCAGCGGGAGATGGAAAGGCCTGTTTGAATATCGGATCGTTTTTGTAATCGTCCACATCGATGAGCGAGAGATAATACGGTGTTATACTGAACGGAAACTTCTCGATGGTTTTTTTAAGTTCTTCCCGTTCACCAGGACTGAATTTAATTCCCAGTAACTGCTGGAAGGTATCGATATCCCGGACCACGTGCCGGACCTGCCAGCGCCAGTCTTTCCAGTATTCCGGAGTATTCTCTGGTTCCGGGCACTTCTGGATCAGTGCCGGATCGCCATGGGCTTCAGCTCCCTGGTAGTGCCCTTTAAAGATTGAGACAAGATCCTTAACGGTACTTTTCACATCTTTTTTCAGGTCCGAAAACCGTCTTGCAGGATCCAGCGGCGGCAGCGTCTGCCGGGTCCGGTCGGGGATGTCGGGAGCAGTTGTCATCTCTTCTGACCCCCTTAAAACAACCATACTTTTTTCGGCTCGAAGTCGGTCTGCGCGTGACGATAATCATCGAACCACCGGGCCATCGGGTTTGCATGAAAAACCATGAACTTCCCGATATTAGCCGGATGGGCAGCCTGGTGATACCGCATGAAGACATGACCTGCAGTCTTCCCGACGATCTCGATCTTTCCGGTTGCATGGGACATGACAAAACGTGCCCGTTTCGCAAGACCTGAACAGGCCTGATACGATTTCTGGAGAATCTCGTAGGATTGTTCGACCGGTATCTGGAAGAGATGGTTGCCGGTCGTTGGCCGGCACTGGAAGACATAATACGGCGAGATACCTGCAAAAGACAACTGGCGGAAGAGAGTGGTCAGGGTTTCCGGCTCATCATTGATCCCGTTCAGGATGGGGGTCTGGTTGACAACGATGACGCCGGCTTTTCGGAGCGCCTCGGCGGCTTGTCTTGAAACCTCGGTCAGCTCGCGGGGATGGTTGAAATGCGCCATCAGGTAAATGCGTTTTTCCGGGGTACTGTATCGCGAAAGGAGACCGAGAAGGTCGGGATCATTGAGGATTCGGTACGGGTTATAGGCAAGCATCTTGCTGCCGATCCGGATAATGCTTACATGCGGGATCTTCCGGAGTTCTCTGAGGACCGGTTCGATCTGCCGGGTTTCGAGCATGAGGGGATCGCCACCGGTCAGGAGGACGTTGGTGATCTCCGGGTGTTCCCGGATGTACCCGATATTCTCGGAAACATCTTTTACCGTCTCGCGCTCGCAGGACATGAAAAGGCGTTTGCGGAAACAGAAGCGGCAGATACCGGCGCAGACATCGGTGAGGAGAAGAAGGCCGGTCTGATCATATTTATGCTGCAGGCCGGGTTTTTTTGTATACTTTTTTTCACACGAAGGATCCGCTGATCCTCCGGATGTAAGTTCCCGTATATCGGGAACAATGATCCTGCGCAGCGGATCGTGCCCGTCCTTCCAGTCGATGAGCGAGAGGTAATATTCATTGGAACGGAACGGGAACTGGTCCGTTACCGTCTCCATCTTCTCCCGCTCTTTGGGAGCAAGCCCGACCATATTGTCAAGCTCTGAAACTGATGTAACGTATTTGATGTTCATATGATTCACCTCGGTTTTGGGGGGAAAACTCTTACCCTTAAGAGGGCAGGGGTCGAGCGGTGCGGAAAATTTCCAGGAATTATTAACAGAAATTGATGGTAACCAAGTGCACCACTCAGTAAACGTTTTTTTGGGGCTTATCCTTTAAACCCTTTCTGATATTCCCCGTTTGTAGAACGGAAACGGCAAACAGGCCCCGGATATTGCTCTGATTTCACAACCGTTGCGGGTTGTTTCTTACACACTTGCCGGAAAAACCAAAACAAAGATCGCAAGAATTTTCACTATATCATTGAATACGTAAAGATCTATACCGGCTTCAATAACCAACGGAGGAGCCCATGCCCCCTGCCCGACACCATAAATCGTCTCCGCTGACAAAGGTACTCAGTTCTCTTTCATCAGATCTGGGTCTTGTGATGGTGATCGCACTAATCCTTGTTGCGGTCTACCTTGCCGATACGATCACTCCGCTGGGAGAACCGATCTGGGTTCTATATTTTATTCCCCTTGTCCTCTCTTACTGGTCAAACCGGTTATATGCAATTCCAACCGTTTGTGTTGTAACCCTGCTCTTCCTGATTGGCGGTTTTATTGTCTCCCCGCAGGGAGGAGTGTCCGTATCCCAGGCCATCATTTACCGGTTCACGTTTTTTGTTACCTTCATCGGGTTGTCGCTGGTTCTCTGGGCAGTACGCCGGCAGCGGATCCTTGAAGACAATTTAACCTGACGATTCTTTGTCACCATTCGGAATTACCTGAAAAACGGAGTGTTTTATGTCATCTGCCGGATGTAATAACCAGTCACCGCTGATGCAGAAACTCAGGGCCCTGGCATCCGGCCCCTGTATTCTGGTTATCGCCGCACTGGTCCTGCCTGCAATCTGTCTTCTCGATATCACGACCCCGCTGGGAGTGCCGGTCTGGATTTTCTATCTCATTCCCCTCACCCTGTCCTACTGGTCAGGATGGCGTTATGCAATTCCCATGGTTTGTATCGTAACCCTGCTCTTTGTTTCAGCAGGATATCTCTTCTCTCCGCCGGGGATATCCGGGTCCGAAGCATTATTTTACCGGTCCTTTTTCTCGTTCATTTTCATTGGTTATTCCATCATATTCATGCTGATTCGCCCGTCACCTATCCCTGCAAAAATGTTTTGACATTGGATCCAGTGTCCAGGCTCAGAGTGGTGTGAATCGGTAATTTATTGCCAGAAAAGATATAATATCGTTGAATCTGAATACCTTGCCAGTCGAAATGCAGACTGAATGATGGGAGTATTGCGGCCAGCTAAAATGCAGGGCTGTTGTGAATGAGAAAGGATTTGATACCATTGGATACCGCTCCAGACTCGCTCATACCCGTTCAGGGATCCATGAAAGGACTGACCCGTACTGAGGTAACCGAGCTTCACAACCAGTTCGGTTTCAACGACCTCCCTGAAGAAACGAAACATCCGCTGCTCAAATTCATATCCTATTTCTGGGGCCCGATCCCGTGGATGATCGAGATCGCTGCAATTCTGTCAGCAGTCATCGCGCACTGGGACGACTTTTTTATCATTCTCCTTCTTCTCATGACCAATGCGGTTGTCGGGTTTTTCCAGGAGCGGAAAGCGGAGAACGCCATCGAACTTTTAAAAAAGCAGCTTGCGCCAAAAGCGCGGGTTCTCCGTGACGGCACCTGGCAGGAAATTCCGGCCCGCGAACTTGTACCCGGGGATCTCATTCATATCCGGCTTGGTGATATTGTGCCAGCAGACGCAGTCCTTGGTAAGGGCAATTATCTCCTTATCGATGAATCGGCCCTGACCGGGGAATCCCTGCCTGTTGAAAAGAGAGCGGGCGACACGGTATACTCCGGTTCGATTGCACGTCAGGGCGAGATGGATGCAAGTGTCACCACAATCGGTGAAAAGACCTTTTTCGGGAAGACCGCCCGGCTGGTCCAGACCAAGCCCCCGCGAAGCCATTTTCAGGCTGCCGTCGAGAGGATTGGAAATTTCCTCATCATCCTGGCAATAGTGCTCGTCAGTATCGTTGTCATCGTTGCTCTCATCAGGTCTGCATCCATACTGAATACAATTCAGTTTGCCCTTATCCTCGTTGTTGCGGCAATTCCTGCTGCGCTTCCGGCGGTTATGACCGTGACTCTCGCCGTCGGGGCGGTGGCTCTTGCAAAGAAGGAGGCTATCGTCAGCCGGCTCTCCGCCATTGAAGAGATGGCCGGGATGGATATCCTCTGCTCGGATAAGACCGGGACCATTACCCGGAATTCCATCAGCATCGGGGATGTCCGGACCTTTCCCGGGATTTCGGAACATGAAGTTATTATTGCAGCGGCACTGGCTTCGAAAAGAGAGAGCAACGATCCCATTGATACCGCGATCTTCTCACGGTATGATCACTTAAGCCCGAACCAATTTTCTGCAGATCCTGAAATTGTGGATTTTGTCCCCTTTGATCCGGTTGCCAAATTCTCAAAAGCCACGGTAAGGGAAAGATCGGGAAGCACGTTCGATACAGCCAAAGGAGCGCCCCAGGCAATCGCATCCCTTGCAGGGACGGACGGCACAACCGCTTCTACGCTGGACGGGTGGGTAACCGGGTTTGCACAAAAAGGATTCCGTGCTCTCGGGGTTGCACGGACAGATAGTTCCGGAAAATGGCAGTATCTCGGCCTGATTGGGTTGTTCGATCCTCCCCGCGAGGATTCTGCATCTACCATCACGGAGGCAAAAAACCTCGGTGTAAATGTGAAGATGGTGACCGGCGATCACGTTGCCATTGCGCAGGAAATTGCCGGACAGGTGGGTCTTGGCCAGAATATTCTTCCGAGGACTGCATTGATTGCCGGGGATGGTGAAAAAACCCGCAAACAGCTGGAGTCTGCCGATGGGTTTGCCCAAGTGCTCCCCGAGGATAAGTTCCGGATTGTGAAAATCCTGCAGGAAGGCGACCATATCGTCGGCATGACCGGTGATGGCGTAAACGATGCGCCGGCACTCCGGGAAGCTGATGCCGGTATTGCCGTTGCCGGCGCAACCGATGCGGCGAAGTCTGCCGCAGATATTGTTCTGACAAAACCCGGTCTCTCGGTCATCATCGATGCAATCGAGCGCAGCCGCGAGATCTTCCGGCGGATGGAAAATTATGCGGTCTACCGAATCGCCGAAACGGTCAGGGTCCTGATCTTCCTGACACTGTGCATCGTACTGTTGAATTTTTACCCGGTTACCGCCCTCATGATTGTCGTCCTGGCCATCCTGAACGACCTCCCGATCATGATGATTGCATTCGACAATGCACCGGTAGCACCAAAACCCGTGCGCTGGCAGATGAACCGTATCCTGACACTCGCAACAATCCTTGGTATCCTGGGTGTGATCTCCAGTTTCTTCCTCCTCTGGGTGGCACGAGAATATTTCCATCTTGATGCCGGTGTAATACAAACGCTCATCTTCCTCAAGCTGGCGGTCGCCGGTCACATGACGATTTACCTTGCCCGCACCGGCCAACAGCATTTCTGGGAGCGCCCGTATCCCTCGCTTCCCCTTTTTGGCACGGCAGAGATTACACAGGTTGTTGCAACCCTCATCGCGATCTATGGTGTTTTCATGACGCCGGTCGGCTGGGCCTTGGCGCTCATTGTCTGGGGTTATGCCCTGGTGTGCTTCCTGATAAACGACCAGATCAAGGTGTTACTGTTCAGAAAAATCCATCCCTATTCATGATCGGTTTTTTGGCAATCACTATAATCCGGTGGACAGAATCCTCAATAATTAAATACTCCTTCCTTCTCAATACCCTGATAAGGGAATGATAATGCCGCCGGTTGCTGTAGATATTGGGATATTCCTGTATGAATATGTAAAAATTCTTGTTGCTTGTATCGCGGTTTTCCTCGCTGTAAAGTGGAAAAAAAATGAATTCCTCGCAGGCCTGTTCTTCCTCCTGCTATACACGATTTTCAATGCGATGACTATCTTTTTCTCAACTCTTCTCGAACAACCATTCATAGATGTTTCACAATTCGGATTCATTATGCTGGCCCTCCTCGCATTTATCATTGGCATGTGGCAGTCCGTGAAAGGAAAATCCCTTCCAAGTTAACATTTTACATCAGGCCGAAGAATCTGGGTTGACAGAACTTCCGGTTCTGAAAGTTCACGCACAAAAAAACGGATATCCTCTATATTTGTAATTTTTCCTGTTTACCTTGTTTTGGAAATAAACAAGAACAGTAAAATAGAATCGGGCAAAAAATAGAAAAATCTGCGGATTCCATGGCATTCTCTTTTCCTTCCGGCATCACGCCGACAAAACGGGTTCTCGTTATCGCAATAGTCGTGGGTATCATTGCCGGGATCGGGGCTCTTCTCTTTTTCGAGGGGCTGAAGATCGGAACTGCCTTTTTTATGGGGTATCTCCTGCACTGGGCATATCCGCAGGAAGGACAGAGTATCGCAGAGATCAGCCAGTGGTCGGAACCGAATTCCCTGGCACTGCTGCTTCCGATCCTCATATTCGGGAGTCTTCTGACCGGGATCCTGATAACCCGGTTCGCTCCCGAGGCTGAAGGTCACGGCACCGATGCAGCGATACGGGCGTTCCATGGCGATGGCACAATCCGGAGAAGGGTTCCGCTCCTCAAGGCAGTTACTGCGATTCTCACGATCTCAACCGGGGGAAGCGCCGGACGGGAAGGGCCGTCTGCCCAGATCTCCGCAGGTTTCGGGTCAATGGTTGCGGATATGCTGGGCCTTTCCCCCCGGGAGCGGAGGATTGCCCTGACAACGGGAATCGGAGCCGGCATAGGCACGATATTCAAGGCTCCTCTCGGTGGTGCGGTCCTTGCAGCGGAAGTTCTCTATACCCGGGACTTCGAAGCCGATGCCATTGTTCCGGCATTCCTTGCATCGGTGATCGGGTATGCGATTTTCGGTTTCTTCGAGGGCTACACCCCGATCTTTGCGCTAGGTCCGCTTGTCTGGAATATCTGGCAGATCCCCATGTTCCTCCTGCTCGGGATCCTGTGTGCTGCGTTCGGGCTCCTCTATATTTTTACCTTTTACTGGAGCCGCGACCAGTTCGCAGCAGCATTCAGGCGATACAATCTCCCGATGTACTTGAAACCGGTATCCGGGGCAGTTCTTCTCGGGATCATTGTCATCGCACTTTCCCTTATATCCAAAGATGGGGAGATGCTTGGCCTCGCGAGCCTCGGGTCGAGTTACGGTTTTGATCAGCTCATGATCTATTCGATGGTACCGCTTGCCGTGCTCATCCTCCTGCCGTTTCTCAAGATTCTTGCAACCTCCTTAACCCTCGGCTCCGGGGGAAGCGGGGGTGTCTTTGCCCCGGGACTCACGATCGGTGCGGCAATTGGCGGGGCACTCGGCGTGACCCTGCACCTGCTGGCTCCTGCATATATTCCGATGGAAACGATCCCGGTCTTTGTGATTGTCGGTATGATCTCGCTCTTTGGATCCGTGGCAAATGCCCCGATTGCGGTATTGATCATGGTTGTCGAGATGGTCGGAAGTATTACAATCCTGGTACCGGCAATGGCTGCCGTTGGTATCTCGACCCTTCTGAAAGGGGAGAAGACGATCTTCCGGGCACAGGTTCCGACAAAAGCGCAGTCCAATGCCCATCGCGGGGAATATGACCGGGAAACGCTCGAACGGATCCTGGTCCGGGAGGCCATGACACCTCCTGAGGCGCTCGTGACGCTCTCATCGTCGGATGCATCGATCAAAATCCCGGATCTCATTGCTGCAACCGGTC from uncultured Methanoregula sp. harbors:
- the ablB gene encoding putative beta-lysine N-acetyltransferase, whose translation is MKTCDVVLHRGRSIIQHGHFNNRVYVMKLAMEEIPDIIRFADDIAHKEGYSKIFVKVPESAVEIFSSAGYITEATVPFFFQGKESAVFMAKYTNPARKMIPDEAKIADTLSAAFGYSGERTPHSLPDGFSLMHAHAGDAADIAAIYRNVFRTYPFPIIDPDYIRETMQGSVRYYVIKKSHLLSAVASCDIDYGNRNVEVTDFATGPLFRGRGFASLLLHAMETDMKKEGILLAYTICRAGFGPINAIFAEAGYRYGGLLPNNTNICGSVESMNVWYKTLEVGNP
- the ablA gene encoding lysine 2,3-aminomutase, producing MTTAPDIPDRTRQTLPPLDPARRFSDLKKDVKSTVKDLVSIFKGHYQGAEAHGDPALIQKCPEPENTPEYWKDWRWQVRHVVRDIDTFQQLLGIKFSPGEREELKKTIEKFPFSITPYYLSLIDVDDYKNDPIFKQAFPSPAELIVENYELADPLAEDKDSPCDCITHRYPDRVLFLVSNTCAMYCRHCTRKRKVGDRDSIPDRTKILEGIDYIRKNPQIRDVLLSGGDPFMLSDDYLDWILTEIRAIPHVEVIRIGTRVPVVLPFRVTDELVAVLKKHHPLWVNMQFNHPKEMTLSAQAAVARLADAGIPLGNQSVLLAGINDCPRIMKELVHQLVRNRIRPYYLYQCDLSEGISHFRTPISKGIEIMENLIGHTSGFAVPRYVVDAPGGGGKIPVFPNYLLTWSVHKVVLRNYEGMICTYQEPAHYERIFCNGDCIACKLQLNISRADESKIVGVAKLLADYDETTTLIPENTDRMERRHDENM
- a CDS encoding KamA family radical SAM protein, with the protein product MNIKYVTSVSELDNMVGLAPKEREKMETVTDQFPFRSNEYYLSLIDWKDGHDPLRRIIVPDIRELTSGGSADPSCEKKYTKKPGLQHKYDQTGLLLLTDVCAGICRFCFRKRLFMSCERETVKDVSENIGYIREHPEITNVLLTGGDPLMLETRQIEPVLRELRKIPHVSIIRIGSKMLAYNPYRILNDPDLLGLLSRYSTPEKRIYLMAHFNHPRELTEVSRQAAEALRKAGVIVVNQTPILNGINDEPETLTTLFRQLSFAGISPYYVFQCRPTTGNHLFQIPVEQSYEILQKSYQACSGLAKRARFVMSHATGKIEIVGKTAGHVFMRYHQAAHPANIGKFMVFHANPMARWFDDYRHAQTDFEPKKVWLF
- a CDS encoding plasma-membrane proton-efflux P-type ATPase; translation: MDTAPDSLIPVQGSMKGLTRTEVTELHNQFGFNDLPEETKHPLLKFISYFWGPIPWMIEIAAILSAVIAHWDDFFIILLLLMTNAVVGFFQERKAENAIELLKKQLAPKARVLRDGTWQEIPARELVPGDLIHIRLGDIVPADAVLGKGNYLLIDESALTGESLPVEKRAGDTVYSGSIARQGEMDASVTTIGEKTFFGKTARLVQTKPPRSHFQAAVERIGNFLIILAIVLVSIVVIVALIRSASILNTIQFALILVVAAIPAALPAVMTVTLAVGAVALAKKEAIVSRLSAIEEMAGMDILCSDKTGTITRNSISIGDVRTFPGISEHEVIIAAALASKRESNDPIDTAIFSRYDHLSPNQFSADPEIVDFVPFDPVAKFSKATVRERSGSTFDTAKGAPQAIASLAGTDGTTASTLDGWVTGFAQKGFRALGVARTDSSGKWQYLGLIGLFDPPREDSASTITEAKNLGVNVKMVTGDHVAIAQEIAGQVGLGQNILPRTALIAGDGEKTRKQLESADGFAQVLPEDKFRIVKILQEGDHIVGMTGDGVNDAPALREADAGIAVAGATDAAKSAADIVLTKPGLSVIIDAIERSREIFRRMENYAVYRIAETVRVLIFLTLCIVLLNFYPVTALMIVVLAILNDLPIMMIAFDNAPVAPKPVRWQMNRILTLATILGILGVISSFFLLWVAREYFHLDAGVIQTLIFLKLAVAGHMTIYLARTGQQHFWERPYPSLPLFGTAEITQVVATLIAIYGVFMTPVGWALALIVWGYALVCFLINDQIKVLLFRKIHPYS
- a CDS encoding chloride channel protein — its product is MAFSFPSGITPTKRVLVIAIVVGIIAGIGALLFFEGLKIGTAFFMGYLLHWAYPQEGQSIAEISQWSEPNSLALLLPILIFGSLLTGILITRFAPEAEGHGTDAAIRAFHGDGTIRRRVPLLKAVTAILTISTGGSAGREGPSAQISAGFGSMVADMLGLSPRERRIALTTGIGAGIGTIFKAPLGGAVLAAEVLYTRDFEADAIVPAFLASVIGYAIFGFFEGYTPIFALGPLVWNIWQIPMFLLLGILCAAFGLLYIFTFYWSRDQFAAAFRRYNLPMYLKPVSGAVLLGIIVIALSLISKDGEMLGLASLGSSYGFDQLMIYSMVPLAVLILLPFLKILATSLTLGSGGSGGVFAPGLTIGAAIGGALGVTLHLLAPAYIPMETIPVFVIVGMISLFGSVANAPIAVLIMVVEMVGSITILVPAMAAVGISTLLKGEKTIFRAQVPTKAQSNAHRGEYDRETLERILVREAMTPPEALVTLSSSDASIKIPDLIAATGHTGFPVVDDGRLVGIITNRDARTLHVAGGLHPNVRDAMTPAPLVIHPEDSLETALEIMVSHDFNHLPVVEKESPDRLIGFLTRTDILRTYARTRQPV